One region of Seriola aureovittata isolate HTS-2021-v1 ecotype China chromosome 15, ASM2101889v1, whole genome shotgun sequence genomic DNA includes:
- the LOC130182715 gene encoding neuronal migration protein doublecortin-like isoform X1, producing MELDFGHFDERDKASRTPRGGRMNGLPSPTHSAHCSFYRTRTLQALTSEKKAKKVRFYRNGDRYFKGIVYAVANDRFRTFDSLLADLTRSLSDHINLPQGVRFIFTIDGSRKIGSMDELEEGESYVCASENFYKKVDYTKNVNPNWSVNVKASASQKNMQSLAAKAANEPRETKDFVRPKLVTVMRSGVKPRKAVRVLLNKKTAHSFEQVLTDITEAIKLESGVVKRIYTLDGKQVTCLQDFFGDDDVFIACGPEKFRYAQDDFSLDENGERYSFSLYFTSCNTASKECRVMKGPKTPRGSVKSPGPIKRSKSPAESTNGTGSSSQLSTPISKHSPTSTPTSPGLNNKQKDLYLPLSLDDDDSLGESM from the exons ATGGAGCTAGACTTTGGACATTTTGACGAGCGAGACAAGGCATCCCGTACCCCGCGGGGTGGGCGCATGAATGGACTCCCCAGCCCTACCCACAGCGCCCACTGCAGCTTCTACCGCACGCGCACTCTCCAGGCCCTCACCAGTGAGAAGAAAGCCAAAAAGGTGCGCTTCTACCGCAACGGAGACCGCTACTTCAAGGGCATCGTGTACGCTGTGGCCAACGACCGATTTCGCACCTTTGACTCCCTGCTGGCTGACCTCACGCGCTCGCTGTCTGACCACATCAACTTGCCACAGGGTGTCCGCTTCATCTTCACTATTGACGGCTCTCGTAAGATCGGATCCATGGATGAGCTAGAGGAAG GGGAAAGCTACGTTTGTGCATCAGAGAACTTCTACAAGAAGGTCGACTACACAAAGAATGTCAACCCCAACTGGTCCGTGAATGTAAAGGCCTCAGCAAGCCAGAAGAACATGCAGTCCTTAGCTGCCAAGGCCGCGAACGAGCCCAGAGAGACCAAGGACTTTGTTCGACCCAAACTTGTGACCGTGATGCGCAGTGGTGTGAAGCCACGCAAAGCTGTGCGCGTCCTGCTCAACAAGAAAACGGCGCACTCCTTCGAGCAGGTCCtcactgacatcacagaggccaTTAAACTTGAAAGTGGCGTGGTCAAGAGGATCTACACACTTGACGGCAAGCAG GTTACCTGCCTTCAAGATTTCTTTGGTGATGACGATGTCTTCATTGCGTGTGGACCAGAGAAATTCCGCTATGCCCAGGATGACTTCTCTCTGGATGAGAACGGTGAGAGATACAGCTTCAGTCTGTATTTTACATCATGTAATACAGCAAGCAAAG AGTGCAGGGTGATGAAGGGACCCAAAACTCCACGTGGTTCAGTAAAGAGTCCTGGTCCGATCAAGCGCAGCAAGTCTCCTGCTGAATCGA CCAATGGGACGGGCTCCAGCAGCCAGCTCTCCACCCCGATTTCCAAGCATTCCCCTACCTCCACCCCCACCAGTCCAGGCCTGAACAACAAGCAGAAG GATCTCTACCTGCCCTTATctctggatgatgatgattctcTCGGCGAATCCATGTAg
- the LOC130182715 gene encoding neuronal migration protein doublecortin-like isoform X2 gives MELDFGHFDERDKASRTPRGGRMNGLPSPTHSAHCSFYRTRTLQALTSEKKAKKVRFYRNGDRYFKGIVYAVANDRFRTFDSLLADLTRSLSDHINLPQGVRFIFTIDGSRKIGSMDELEEGESYVCASENFYKKVDYTKNVNPNWSVNVKASASQKNMQSLAAKAANEPRETKDFVRPKLVTVMRSGVKPRKAVRVLLNKKTAHSFEQVLTDITEAIKLESGVVKRIYTLDGKQVTCLQDFFGDDDVFIACGPEKFRYAQDDFSLDENECRVMKGPKTPRGSVKSPGPIKRSKSPAESTNGTGSSSQLSTPISKHSPTSTPTSPGLNNKQKDLYLPLSLDDDDSLGESM, from the exons ATGGAGCTAGACTTTGGACATTTTGACGAGCGAGACAAGGCATCCCGTACCCCGCGGGGTGGGCGCATGAATGGACTCCCCAGCCCTACCCACAGCGCCCACTGCAGCTTCTACCGCACGCGCACTCTCCAGGCCCTCACCAGTGAGAAGAAAGCCAAAAAGGTGCGCTTCTACCGCAACGGAGACCGCTACTTCAAGGGCATCGTGTACGCTGTGGCCAACGACCGATTTCGCACCTTTGACTCCCTGCTGGCTGACCTCACGCGCTCGCTGTCTGACCACATCAACTTGCCACAGGGTGTCCGCTTCATCTTCACTATTGACGGCTCTCGTAAGATCGGATCCATGGATGAGCTAGAGGAAG GGGAAAGCTACGTTTGTGCATCAGAGAACTTCTACAAGAAGGTCGACTACACAAAGAATGTCAACCCCAACTGGTCCGTGAATGTAAAGGCCTCAGCAAGCCAGAAGAACATGCAGTCCTTAGCTGCCAAGGCCGCGAACGAGCCCAGAGAGACCAAGGACTTTGTTCGACCCAAACTTGTGACCGTGATGCGCAGTGGTGTGAAGCCACGCAAAGCTGTGCGCGTCCTGCTCAACAAGAAAACGGCGCACTCCTTCGAGCAGGTCCtcactgacatcacagaggccaTTAAACTTGAAAGTGGCGTGGTCAAGAGGATCTACACACTTGACGGCAAGCAG GTTACCTGCCTTCAAGATTTCTTTGGTGATGACGATGTCTTCATTGCGTGTGGACCAGAGAAATTCCGCTATGCCCAGGATGACTTCTCTCTGGATGAGAACG AGTGCAGGGTGATGAAGGGACCCAAAACTCCACGTGGTTCAGTAAAGAGTCCTGGTCCGATCAAGCGCAGCAAGTCTCCTGCTGAATCGA CCAATGGGACGGGCTCCAGCAGCCAGCTCTCCACCCCGATTTCCAAGCATTCCCCTACCTCCACCCCCACCAGTCCAGGCCTGAACAACAAGCAGAAG GATCTCTACCTGCCCTTATctctggatgatgatgattctcTCGGCGAATCCATGTAg
- the LOC130182715 gene encoding neuronal migration protein doublecortin-like isoform X3, producing MELDFGHFDERDKASRTPRGGRMNGLPSPTHSAHCSFYRTRTLQALTSEKKAKKVRFYRNGDRYFKGIVYAVANDRFRTFDSLLADLTRSLSDHINLPQGVRFIFTIDGSRKIGSMDELEEGESYVCASENFYKKVDYTKNVNPNWSVNVKASASQKNMQSLAAKAANEPRETKDFVRPKLVTVMRSGVKPRKAVRVLLNKKTAHSFEQVLTDITEAIKLESGVVKRIYTLDGKQVTCLQDFFGDDDVFIACGPEKFRYAQDDFSLDENDRGRMAMPGHL from the exons ATGGAGCTAGACTTTGGACATTTTGACGAGCGAGACAAGGCATCCCGTACCCCGCGGGGTGGGCGCATGAATGGACTCCCCAGCCCTACCCACAGCGCCCACTGCAGCTTCTACCGCACGCGCACTCTCCAGGCCCTCACCAGTGAGAAGAAAGCCAAAAAGGTGCGCTTCTACCGCAACGGAGACCGCTACTTCAAGGGCATCGTGTACGCTGTGGCCAACGACCGATTTCGCACCTTTGACTCCCTGCTGGCTGACCTCACGCGCTCGCTGTCTGACCACATCAACTTGCCACAGGGTGTCCGCTTCATCTTCACTATTGACGGCTCTCGTAAGATCGGATCCATGGATGAGCTAGAGGAAG GGGAAAGCTACGTTTGTGCATCAGAGAACTTCTACAAGAAGGTCGACTACACAAAGAATGTCAACCCCAACTGGTCCGTGAATGTAAAGGCCTCAGCAAGCCAGAAGAACATGCAGTCCTTAGCTGCCAAGGCCGCGAACGAGCCCAGAGAGACCAAGGACTTTGTTCGACCCAAACTTGTGACCGTGATGCGCAGTGGTGTGAAGCCACGCAAAGCTGTGCGCGTCCTGCTCAACAAGAAAACGGCGCACTCCTTCGAGCAGGTCCtcactgacatcacagaggccaTTAAACTTGAAAGTGGCGTGGTCAAGAGGATCTACACACTTGACGGCAAGCAG GTTACCTGCCTTCAAGATTTCTTTGGTGATGACGATGTCTTCATTGCGTGTGGACCAGAGAAATTCCGCTATGCCCAGGATGACTTCTCTCTGGATGAGAACG ATCGTGGTAGGATGGCGATGCCAGGTCACTTATAA